A DNA window from Loxodonta africana isolate mLoxAfr1 chromosome 7, mLoxAfr1.hap2, whole genome shotgun sequence contains the following coding sequences:
- the LOC100655322 gene encoding olfactory receptor 5T7-like — protein sequence MNIFKFLSRGVNMKNDTEVTTFVLKGFTDNREVQIVLFFLFLAIYLFTLMGNLGLVVLVIGDPRLHNPMYYFLAVLSFLDACYSSVITPNMLVDFMSENKAISFLGCATQMFLGITFGTTESFLLAAMAYDRYVAIYNPLLYSVNMSHRVFVPLIAASYVGGISHATVHTVATFSLSFCASSEIRHIFCEIPPLLAISCSDTHINQLLLIYFVGSVEIFSILIVLISYGFILLVVLRMRSAEGRRKVFSTCGSHLTGVSIYHGTILCTYVRPSSSFALDHGMIMSTFYTVVIPMLNPFIYSLRNKDVKEAMKKVFGRNLFFSKVYF from the coding sequence ATGAATATTTTCAAGTTTCTCTCACGAGGTGTCAACATGAAAAATGACACAGAAGTCACCACATTTGTACTGAAGGGCTTCACAGACAATCGTGAAGTTCAGATCgtcttattttttctctttctagcAATCTACCTCTTTACTTTGATGGGAAATTTAGGATTGGTTGTATTGGTCATTGGGGATCCCAGGCTCCACAACCCCATGTACTATTTTCTGGCTGTGTTATCTTTCTTGGATGCCTGCTATTCCTCAGTGATAACCCCAAATATGTTAGTAGATTTTATGTCAGAGAATAAAGCCATTTCATTCCTTGGATGTGCGACACAGATGTTTCTTGGTATTACTTTTGGGACCACAGAAAGCTTTCTCTTGGCAGCAATGGCTTATGATCGCTATGTAGCAATCTACAACCCACTTCTGTATTCAGTAAACATGTCACACAGAGTCTTTGTGCCACTCATCGCTGCTTCATATGTTGGTGGGATTTCACATGCTACTGTACACACAGTAGCAACTTTTAGCCTCTCCTTCTGTGCATCCAGTGAAATCAGACACATCTTTTGTGAAATCCCTCCACTCCTTGCTATCTCCTGTTCTGACACTCACATCAACCAGCTTCTACTCATCTACTTTGTGGGTTCTGTTGAGATATTCTCCATCCTGATTGTCCTGATCTCCTATGGTTTCATTTTGTTGGTCGTTCTGAGAATGCGTTCTGCTGAAGGGAGACGAAAAGTCTTTTCCACTTGTGGCTCTCACCTAACTGGAGTGTCAATTTACCATGGAACAATCCTCTGCACTTATGTCAGACCAAGTTCTAGCTTTGCTTTGGATCATGGCATGATAATGTCAACATTTTACACTGTTGTGATTCCCATGCTGAATCCCTTTATCTACAgtttgaggaacaaagatgtaaaagaagcaATGAAAAAAGTGTTTGGGAGAAATCTGTTTTTCAGTAAAGTATATTTTTAg